Proteins encoded by one window of Ruminococcaceae bacterium R-25:
- a CDS encoding phosphinothricin acetyltransferase, which yields MNTMIKIREATTEDAARLVEIYSYYVLNTAVSFEYEVPSVEEFTERMRSVMKKYPYLVAVKDDYIVGYVYAGTYSARDAYSWTVANSIYVDKDYRRQGIGALMYGELEKRLKDLGIVNMLAGSAFCETEDEYLSHDSYEFHKHMGYEKVAQLKGIGKKFDRWYDLLWMQKKLQPEV from the coding sequence ATGAATACTATGATAAAGATACGTGAAGCCACAACAGAAGATGCAGCAAGACTTGTTGAGATCTACTCATACTATGTGTTAAACACAGCCGTTTCATTCGAATATGAGGTTCCTTCAGTTGAGGAGTTTACCGAAAGAATGAGAAGCGTAATGAAGAAATATCCTTATCTGGTTGCGGTCAAGGATGACTACATAGTCGGATATGTGTATGCTGGAACTTACAGCGCCAGAGATGCATATTCCTGGACGGTGGCAAATTCAATATATGTGGATAAAGACTACAGAAGGCAGGGAATCGGCGCCTTGATGTATGGCGAGCTGGAGAAGCGGTTAAAAGATCTGGGTATCGTGAATATGCTTGCCGGAAGTGCCTTTTGCGAGACTGAGGATGAATATCTTTCTCACGACAGTTATGAATTCCATAAACACATGGGATATGAAAAGGTTGCTCAGTTGAAAGGGATTGGCAAGAAATTTGACCGCTGGTATGATCTTTTGTGGATGCAGAAGAAGCTGCAGCCGGAAGTATAG
- a CDS encoding acetyltransferase (GNAT) family protein codes for MITIRYVTNEDKRFWFELDKHLPEAEFEKKVRDRQGYVLFEDNEPVGILRYNLFWDNTPFCTMLYIRNDKHGCGYGLSLMKHWEDDMKSMGYGMLLTSTREDEEAQYFYRKLGYEDCGNLDIFYPGFEQPTELFLSKKL; via the coding sequence ATGATAACAATAAGATATGTGACAAATGAAGATAAGCGGTTCTGGTTTGAACTTGACAAGCATTTACCGGAAGCTGAATTTGAGAAGAAAGTCCGCGACAGACAGGGATATGTTCTTTTCGAGGACAATGAGCCTGTCGGAATACTGAGATATAACCTGTTTTGGGACAACACGCCATTCTGCACTATGCTATATATCAGGAATGATAAACACGGATGCGGATATGGCCTTAGCCTGATGAAGCATTGGGAAGACGATATGAAGAGTATGGGTTACGGAATGTTACTTACATCTACCCGGGAAGATGAGGAAGCACAGTATTTTTACAGAAAACTGGGGTATGAAGATTGCGGGAATCTCGATATTTTCTATCCGGGATTCGAACAGCCTACGGAGCTGTTCCTGAGTAAGAAACTGTAA
- a CDS encoding peptidase S41-like protein, whose protein sequence is MNRLKKAGAVFVILLINLMVSGIIALNVFVIWKDFPQWIMILAAMLDIAVVLLIAKKVFAGKVAKTIAVSITSVFAVLCVLFAYACPYWNSDGYKLSEGPVLYYENSDLTKKEALADLEEVMDYLRKYHISFVDGLTPEVQAKYDEVKADFESKDTVTRIEFTRGVKSILHEINDAHTRFNTWNSMYLSDGPEMKSKGYSIYSVNGITEDGMKELIEPYSSYETPRHIFVDMEDLFYLDLCGVEAPYEVVWKTEDGDEESRTYNREDFITCDEYYVLEDKYLQSDNNDYVYYEIDEEKSLAILTLKRCRTSEHYREVLREMFTEIKEKNIENLAIDLRGNGGGDTYVANEMFKYLPIDTYYQVDDFRKIRWNYLTFDFDQGGKTKNKRNTELEFDGKVYVLTDKGTFSAAMVFTEMIVDNGLGKVIGESPAEPCNSCGEITQFYFEDIGMWLSVSTDYSNRIDPSKGDYIEPDYPCSGEEAIDTLYDIVR, encoded by the coding sequence ATGAATAGACTTAAAAAGGCTGGCGCAGTATTTGTTATTTTATTAATAAATCTTATGGTGTCTGGCATAATTGCGCTGAATGTATTTGTGATATGGAAGGATTTTCCACAGTGGATTATGATACTCGCCGCAATGTTGGATATAGCTGTTGTACTTCTTATAGCCAAGAAGGTATTTGCCGGGAAAGTAGCAAAGACAATTGCAGTATCTATCACGAGTGTTTTTGCGGTTTTGTGCGTGCTTTTTGCATATGCCTGCCCATATTGGAATAGTGATGGCTACAAGTTGTCTGAGGGACCGGTTCTTTATTATGAGAATTCAGACCTCACAAAGAAAGAGGCACTGGCTGATCTTGAAGAGGTTATGGACTACCTTAGAAAGTATCATATATCTTTCGTGGATGGACTGACACCTGAGGTTCAGGCAAAGTATGATGAAGTTAAGGCTGATTTTGAGTCAAAGGATACGGTTACGAGAATAGAATTTACACGTGGTGTAAAAAGTATCTTGCATGAGATAAACGATGCTCATACACGTTTTAATACGTGGAACTCTATGTATCTATCGGATGGTCCTGAGATGAAGAGCAAAGGTTATAGCATTTATTCCGTAAACGGAATTACAGAGGATGGGATGAAGGAACTCATAGAGCCTTACTCTTCCTATGAAACACCGCGTCATATTTTTGTAGATATGGAAGATTTGTTTTATCTGGATCTATGTGGGGTTGAGGCGCCTTATGAGGTTGTGTGGAAGACCGAAGATGGAGACGAGGAATCCCGAACATATAACCGCGAGGATTTCATAACTTGTGATGAATACTATGTTCTTGAGGATAAGTACCTGCAATCAGATAATAATGATTATGTTTATTATGAGATAGACGAAGAAAAGAGTCTGGCCATACTTACGCTAAAGCGTTGCAGGACAAGTGAGCATTACAGGGAAGTCCTTCGTGAAATGTTTACGGAGATTAAAGAGAAAAACATTGAGAATCTTGCAATTGATCTAAGAGGAAATGGTGGCGGTGACACATATGTCGCAAATGAAATGTTTAAATACCTTCCGATAGACACATACTATCAGGTAGACGACTTTAGAAAAATAAGGTGGAACTATCTGACATTTGATTTTGATCAAGGTGGTAAAACTAAGAATAAGAGAAATACAGAGCTTGAGTTTGATGGAAAAGTATATGTGCTTACAGATAAAGGGACATTTTCAGCAGCCATGGTTTTTACTGAAATGATAGTAGACAATGGTTTGGGAAAGGTAATAGGAGAGTCGCCTGCGGAGCCCTGCAACTCCTGCGGCGAGATTACGCAGTTCTATTTCGAGGATATCGGAATGTGGCTTTCGGTGTCAACAGATTACAGCAACCGAATAGATCCGTCTAAGGGTGACTATATCGAACCTGACTATCCATGCTCAGGGGAAGAAGCAATCGATACGTTATATGATATTGTCAGATAA
- a CDS encoding C-terminal processing protease CtpA/Prc — translation MNTFFGTLWHRIAVSNKEQLIWFGAVVIIMIVLAVLHHKWKGDKKKIRLWRGLCFLPAVIAAVHALIYLRGFPLFIIGFFPLYAVALFALLPIPFAKRKIGYKITAVLAGLVTCVMGFYYIGMSPDYFNHTKESYTESFHSMVQDMDKHYVLKEWKEVDFAALEAKYMPMVKEAEQEQDEEKFTDAVMMFCAELHDGHVHVVTDDKDRVEGCISYTVSYKPREYGLAMVQLDNGDVIAVCTGAEVQKLGIKDGTVITKWNGKDILKACAEEVPNLGMSVKENAERIAAIVLSGVGGDTLDVSFLDDNGTEQTVTLKDLGDPHTQLEAFRLYKHFEKLGAEDEYDSILAENFSTKMLDDKCGYLRITAESSGDDLYDIFIGYMTGNHAKAREMFREKLRGLKAQGMEYLIIDIRNNQGGYDEIANALCDLFSTEDMDHYAVGVRKNGVFKSTSTHGIKGDGEFADLKVLVLTNYGCLSAGDGATLYLSMMPNVTVAGLTDSYGCNQETGGISALTGGHIYVGFPVGPVLDGNGNPNIDTRKDCVSRNPVDVRIPLDYDAAMKIFRDKEDYELNWAMQYLRANA, via the coding sequence ATGAATACTTTTTTCGGTACACTTTGGCACCGTATCGCTGTATCTAATAAAGAGCAGCTCATATGGTTTGGTGCGGTCGTTATAATCATGATCGTGCTCGCAGTTCTCCACCACAAGTGGAAGGGCGATAAAAAGAAGATCCGCCTGTGGCGCGGGCTTTGCTTTCTGCCGGCTGTCATCGCCGCAGTTCATGCACTTATTTATCTGAGAGGATTCCCGTTGTTTATTATAGGGTTCTTCCCGCTTTATGCAGTCGCACTTTTCGCGCTCCTGCCAATACCTTTCGCAAAGCGCAAGATCGGATATAAGATCACAGCGGTGCTCGCAGGACTTGTGACATGTGTAATGGGTTTCTACTATATCGGCATGTCTCCGGACTATTTCAATCATACTAAAGAGAGCTACACCGAATCATTCCATTCAATGGTTCAGGATATGGACAAGCATTATGTTCTTAAGGAATGGAAAGAAGTAGACTTTGCAGCGCTTGAAGCAAAATACATGCCTATGGTGAAAGAAGCAGAACAGGAGCAGGATGAGGAGAAATTTACTGATGCTGTCATGATGTTCTGCGCTGAGCTTCACGACGGTCATGTTCATGTCGTAACAGATGATAAAGACAGGGTCGAAGGATGCATTTCATATACAGTGTCATATAAGCCCCGTGAATACGGTCTTGCAATGGTTCAGCTCGATAACGGTGATGTAATCGCTGTCTGCACGGGCGCTGAAGTACAGAAGCTGGGCATTAAGGACGGTACTGTCATTACCAAATGGAACGGCAAGGATATTCTGAAGGCCTGTGCGGAGGAAGTTCCGAATCTCGGTATGTCCGTTAAGGAAAACGCTGAGCGTATTGCTGCAATCGTGCTTTCCGGCGTCGGAGGCGACACACTCGATGTATCATTCCTTGATGATAATGGCACAGAACAGACCGTAACACTTAAAGATCTTGGCGATCCGCATACCCAGCTTGAAGCATTCAGATTGTACAAGCACTTCGAAAAGCTTGGCGCTGAGGATGAATACGATTCTATTCTTGCTGAGAATTTCAGCACGAAGATGCTGGACGACAAGTGCGGCTATCTCAGGATTACCGCTGAATCATCAGGCGACGACCTTTACGATATCTTCATCGGATACATGACTGGTAATCATGCAAAGGCAAGAGAGATGTTCCGTGAGAAACTTCGCGGACTCAAGGCACAGGGAATGGAATACCTCATCATAGATATCCGTAATAATCAGGGCGGTTACGACGAGATCGCCAATGCTCTTTGCGACCTGTTTTCAACAGAGGATATGGATCATTACGCCGTAGGTGTACGCAAGAACGGCGTCTTTAAGAGCACTTCAACACATGGCATTAAAGGTGACGGCGAGTTTGCTGATCTGAAGGTCCTGGTACTCACGAATTACGGGTGTCTCAGTGCAGGCGACGGAGCTACGCTCTATCTTTCCATGATGCCTAATGTCACAGTTGCAGGACTTACAGACTCCTATGGCTGCAACCAGGAAACAGGCGGCATCAGCGCTCTTACCGGCGGACATATCTATGTAGGATTTCCTGTCGGTCCCGTGCTTGACGGCAATGGTAATCCCAACATTGATACCAGAAAAGACTGCGTCAGCCGCAACCCTGTTGATGTGCGTATTCCCTTAGATTACGATGCGGCAATGAAGATCTTCCGTGACAAGGAAGATTACGAACTGAACTGGGCAATGCAGTATCTCAGAGCAAACGCATGA
- a CDS encoding AraC family L-rhamnose operon regulatory protein RhaS produces the protein MGEQLYTLRKYCGYEILLDLAVFKFKNELPYVDNNERCKLILLSKGNLVIELNGDLMDLKAPSAIYLSDRDILKIRKESKYQAYIIFFKPYIINDAFTYERLYSREFENIDGSTLYQDYLLVRNFIFQDSKSPKAASFIPRSLADMIDIIEKLDAELKLSVDGFWPCRSRSYFIELLFKLKYCFISNSTTGENNTAFVSRLYEYFNNHIREKITLEMVTTEFNLNRNTLNKVCVEETGMTCMTFLAEHRMNLAKYWLSDTDLPVFEIAQRLGFEDPNYFNKVFRKATGKSPTKYRKDTRS, from the coding sequence ATGGGTGAACAGTTATACACATTGCGTAAATACTGCGGTTACGAGATTCTCTTGGATCTTGCCGTATTCAAGTTCAAGAACGAACTCCCGTATGTAGATAACAACGAGCGCTGCAAGCTCATATTGCTCAGCAAGGGCAACCTGGTTATAGAACTTAACGGCGATCTGATGGATCTTAAGGCACCATCCGCGATCTACCTGTCCGACAGGGACATCCTCAAGATCAGGAAGGAATCCAAATACCAAGCGTACATAATATTTTTCAAGCCTTACATCATCAACGACGCGTTCACCTACGAGCGTCTTTATTCGCGCGAATTTGAAAACATTGATGGCTCGACGCTCTATCAGGATTACCTGCTCGTAAGGAACTTTATCTTCCAAGATTCTAAATCTCCCAAGGCGGCTTCGTTTATCCCTAGGTCACTCGCGGACATGATCGATATCATAGAGAAACTCGATGCCGAGCTTAAGCTTTCCGTTGATGGTTTCTGGCCCTGCCGCTCGCGGTCCTACTTCATCGAACTGCTCTTCAAGCTCAAGTACTGTTTCATCAGCAACAGCACCACCGGTGAGAACAATACCGCGTTCGTCTCCCGCCTCTACGAATACTTCAATAACCACATCAGGGAGAAGATCACACTCGAGATGGTTACAACGGAATTCAACTTGAACCGTAATACCTTGAACAAGGTCTGCGTAGAAGAGACCGGTATGACCTGCATGACCTTTCTTGCCGAGCACCGCATGAACCTCGCGAAATACTGGCTCTCGGACACAGATCTCCCCGTCTTCGAGATAGCGCAGCGCCTCGGCTTCGAAGATCCCAATTATTTCAACAAAGTCTTCCGCAAAGCGACCGGCAAGTCGCCGACTAAGTACAGGAAGGACACCCGCTCATAA
- a CDS encoding prevent-host-death family protein, with the protein MINIRPVSDLRNKFTDIEKTVSDGEPVFLTKNGYGSMVVMSIDAYSRLTQNVEQALDEADEFARNNRERMTHEEVFGQLRSQLNG; encoded by the coding sequence ATGATAAATATAAGACCCGTTTCAGATTTAAGGAATAAGTTTACTGATATTGAGAAAACCGTAAGCGATGGAGAACCTGTTTTTCTTACTAAGAACGGATATGGTTCTATGGTCGTTATGAGCATTGATGCTTATTCCAGACTGACACAAAATGTTGAACAGGCATTGGACGAAGCTGATGAATTTGCAAGAAATAACAGAGAGAGAATGACTCACGAGGAAGTGTTCGGTCAATTGCGGAGTCAGTTAAATGGCTGA
- a CDS encoding NAD(P)H dehydrogenase (quinone) — MNQIKMKVLIVYCHPSKNSFTYEVKETFIKGLESAGHTYVISDLYADGFNPVMSENEYIREGFYNMDSPVAEDVLLEQKKINEADAIAFIYPDFWTSSPAMLEGWFQRVWTYGFAYGDDPSMKCLKKALFLITMGGSLKDEIRRDQLEAMKTVMVGDRIRNRATTCEVYAFDEMTRGHGNEANRDENVGKHLRKVFEIAEKI; from the coding sequence ATGAATCAGATCAAAATGAAAGTTTTAATTGTTTATTGTCATCCGAGTAAAAACAGTTTCACATACGAAGTGAAAGAGACTTTTATCAAAGGACTGGAGAGTGCAGGGCATACATATGTAATTTCTGATCTGTATGCAGATGGCTTCAATCCCGTGATGTCGGAAAACGAGTATATAAGAGAAGGGTTTTACAATATGGACAGTCCTGTAGCGGAAGACGTTCTTCTTGAGCAGAAAAAGATAAATGAAGCAGATGCGATAGCTTTTATTTACCCTGATTTCTGGACTTCGTCTCCTGCTATGTTAGAGGGATGGTTTCAACGTGTATGGACTTACGGATTTGCATATGGAGATGATCCATCTATGAAGTGTCTTAAAAAAGCATTGTTTTTGATTACCATGGGCGGTTCATTAAAAGATGAGATAAGAAGAGATCAGTTAGAAGCAATGAAGACGGTTATGGTTGGTGACCGGATCAGAAATAGAGCAACAACATGCGAAGTATATGCTTTTGATGAGATGACCAGAGGTCATGGTAATGAAGCTAACAGGGATGAAAACGTTGGTAAGCATCTAAGAAAAGTATTTGAAATTGCAGAAAAAATATGA
- a CDS encoding ArsR family transcriptional regulator: MGYREDARKIKALADENRLAIMMSLRQREKCACYLLEELNISQSTLSHHMKLLCDSGLVDYRKEGKWMHYSLSEEGVNAFREMIDGYIRTDK; the protein is encoded by the coding sequence ATGGGATACAGAGAAGATGCACGTAAGATCAAAGCATTGGCAGATGAGAACCGGCTGGCAATAATGATGTCGCTTCGGCAGAGGGAGAAATGTGCCTGTTATCTCCTGGAAGAACTCAATATCTCTCAATCCACGCTTTCGCATCACATGAAGCTTCTTTGCGACAGCGGACTTGTTGATTACCGCAAAGAAGGAAAATGGATGCACTATTCTCTTTCAGAAGAAGGTGTAAATGCTTTCCGAGAAATGATAGATGGATATATACGGACCGACAAATGA
- a CDS encoding acetyltransferase (GNAT) family protein: protein MIRYDDYISPEEYLELRKLVGWRLFPLDEAKKCVENAYMVLCVRDDDRAIGVVRLSWDGGYVAFLSDVIVIPEYQGQGIGKKLVEAVIKRIKDDMKPGYIVNLNLNSAKGKEPFYAKLGFVERPNEDAGAGMNQWLALEE from the coding sequence ATGATAAGATACGATGATTATATTTCTCCTGAAGAATACTTGGAATTACGTAAGTTGGTCGGATGGAGGCTTTTCCCGCTCGATGAAGCAAAAAAATGTGTAGAGAACGCTTATATGGTTCTTTGTGTCAGAGATGATGACAGAGCAATAGGTGTTGTAAGACTGTCTTGGGATGGCGGATATGTAGCTTTCCTGTCAGACGTAATCGTTATTCCTGAGTATCAGGGACAAGGAATAGGTAAAAAACTGGTTGAGGCCGTCATCAAAAGGATAAAGGACGATATGAAGCCGGGTTATATAGTGAATCTAAATCTTAATTCTGCAAAAGGGAAAGAACCCTTCTATGCAAAACTCGGATTTGTGGAACGCCCGAATGAAGATGCAGGTGCCGGAATGAATCAGTGGCTGGCATTGGAAGAATAA
- a CDS encoding acetyltransferase (GNAT) family protein yields MVKEYSDTETVKVLFIEYSHIKGAESCFVSFDKELNDLDGYYSGGAILIGYEEDKPVACVAVRKINDETCEGKRLFIRPEYRGKGYARIMIKAMTDKASELGFKEVVFTTKPEVMSVGYGLYKRMGFEELSEENGIVSMRIDLSRMN; encoded by the coding sequence ATGGTTAAAGAGTATTCTGATACAGAAACAGTTAAGGTCTTATTTATTGAGTATTCTCATATCAAAGGGGCGGAAAGCTGTTTTGTCTCGTTTGATAAAGAATTGAATGATCTGGATGGATATTATTCCGGCGGAGCAATATTGATCGGATACGAAGAAGACAAACCTGTGGCCTGCGTAGCTGTCAGAAAGATAAATGACGAAACATGTGAAGGAAAACGCTTGTTTATCAGGCCTGAATACAGAGGAAAAGGGTACGCCCGAATAATGATCAAAGCAATGACGGACAAGGCCTCTGAACTTGGATTCAAAGAAGTTGTTTTCACGACCAAACCGGAAGTCATGAGCGTAGGATACGGTCTGTATAAACGAATGGGGTTTGAAGAATTATCAGAAGAAAACGGAATTGTCTCAATGAGAATAGATCTTAGCAGAATGAATTGA
- a CDS encoding glucose 1-dehydrogenase/3-oxoacyl-[acyl-carrier protein] reductase/dihydroanticapsin dehydrogenase has translation MTFKDRVFIVTGASSGMGKSCCELLLENEAIVAGIDVNDSTIEHEFYSHYKSDVLAEEQIRKCMSEVDSKYGHIDGLVNAAGIFGNNKPFYELTKEEWNRVILVNTTGTFIVSKAAAPLMIRQKQGKIVNISCIRSTIYKNNMADYAASKGAVTAMTSAMALDLAPYNIQVNSVAPGFIYTGMTAASFDIPDVRAKSEALIPNGRLGMPKDIASVVLFLLSDMSDYVTGTMLFADGGYHIQK, from the coding sequence ATGACCTTCAAAGACAGAGTTTTTATTGTAACCGGTGCAAGTTCCGGTATGGGAAAGAGCTGTTGTGAACTTCTGCTTGAGAATGAAGCTATTGTAGCAGGCATCGATGTGAATGACAGCACGATAGAACATGAATTTTACTCACACTATAAGTCGGATGTCCTTGCAGAAGAGCAGATCCGGAAGTGTATGTCAGAAGTCGATTCCAAATACGGGCATATAGACGGTCTGGTCAATGCTGCCGGTATCTTTGGCAATAACAAGCCCTTCTATGAATTGACAAAAGAAGAATGGAACAGAGTAATATTGGTAAATACTACCGGAACTTTTATCGTATCCAAAGCTGCAGCCCCGCTAATGATCAGGCAAAAGCAAGGCAAGATAGTCAATATAAGCTGCATAAGATCCACCATATATAAGAACAATATGGCAGATTATGCTGCTTCGAAGGGCGCAGTTACGGCGATGACATCTGCCATGGCATTGGATCTAGCTCCATATAACATTCAGGTAAATAGTGTTGCTCCCGGATTTATTTACACCGGAATGACAGCGGCTTCATTTGATATACCCGATGTGAGAGCAAAGTCAGAAGCTCTGATACCAAACGGAAGACTTGGTATGCCCAAAGACATAGCATCGGTTGTGCTGTTCCTTTTGTCTGACATGTCGGATTATGTGACAGGAACCATGTTATTTGCTGATGGCGGCTATCACATACAGAAGTGA
- a CDS encoding phospho-acceptor domain-containing protein — protein METARSLKRFIIIFINVVVMAGILIFVVLYSRFENTDSYRRQVENFENTTVTMERVTANYLEGEQRICDVWAQYINSRKMTMDEAADYIRASHVLKFTSAHVVRLDTLTGLSTRPRLGTADDYEVSYERLNLLNDVKWVNEIGKSINVTRAYTNPMNGEQSLAFCNRISLFENGTEQKAILLRVIPISELEQKWVFPQTELVNAELSMIDSNGDYILKGYGFKNSSFFEFYKSYNPTDPESSKKLFEKITSSSGSVSMTDSHEQECILAFTPMADTDGWIMLGMVPAKDLNAKKGSQALLAVVSVGLLILFISDIVYVLYFNKRLKIAARKAESANKAKTDFLSTMSHDIRTPMNAIIGLTAIAEKNTADEESTKESLRKISLAGNHLLTLINDILDISKVESGKLKLNPLTFSIVETVENLVNISQPMIKEKNIEFSFHINQIETEYLYTDQLRLNQIYINILSNAIKYTEPGGKVSVDLREEKSDVPGCVRLTYVVEDTGIGMTPEFMENMYKPFSRQVDSRVNSIQGTGLGLAITKQMVELIGGTIDCQSEFGKGTRFTVVLDITAADRQRDDMQLEPIDVLIVDDDETMLATTSDTLSSLGATVEQARGGLEALGMIEHRHQSGRDYNVIIIDWKMPDIDGLETISRIRSAIETKIPILLVSAYDWSDIEDKAKAAGANGFVSKPLFKSTLYDKINALIGKESASVEPEDDYSDLKGLNILVAEDNDINWEIISAMLSMFGITTERAENGRICVDMMKAAEKDSYALIFMDVQMPEMNGLDATRAIRKLEDPWASSIPIVAMTADAFSENVMACMDAGMNGHIAKPVDIKLVIKEIRRIKEDRV, from the coding sequence ATGGAAACTGCCAGGAGCTTGAAAAGATTCATAATAATCTTCATCAATGTGGTTGTCATGGCCGGCATCCTGATATTCGTTGTCCTTTATTCGAGATTTGAGAACACTGATTCTTACCGCAGACAGGTTGAAAACTTTGAGAACACGACTGTCACCATGGAACGGGTAACTGCTAACTATCTTGAAGGCGAGCAGCGTATATGCGATGTCTGGGCGCAATACATCAACAGCAGGAAGATGACGATGGATGAGGCAGCCGATTATATCCGCGCCTCGCACGTGCTTAAGTTCACATCGGCTCATGTGGTCCGGCTCGATACCTTAACAGGCCTTTCCACGCGCCCCAGGCTTGGTACCGCTGATGACTATGAGGTTTCCTATGAACGGTTGAATCTTTTGAATGACGTGAAGTGGGTTAATGAGATCGGAAAGTCCATCAACGTAACCCGCGCTTATACCAATCCGATGAACGGTGAACAGTCACTTGCTTTCTGCAACAGGATCTCGCTTTTCGAGAACGGCACTGAACAGAAAGCCATCCTGCTGCGTGTCATTCCGATATCAGAACTTGAACAGAAATGGGTCTTCCCGCAGACGGAGCTCGTAAACGCCGAGCTTTCAATGATCGATTCAAACGGCGATTACATCCTCAAGGGATACGGCTTTAAGAATTCAAGCTTTTTCGAGTTCTACAAATCCTATAATCCGACGGATCCTGAATCATCAAAGAAGCTGTTTGAGAAGATCACTTCATCGAGTGGTTCTGTCTCGATGACTGACTCACACGAACAGGAATGCATACTTGCATTTACCCCTATGGCCGACACAGACGGATGGATCATGCTGGGCATGGTTCCTGCGAAAGACCTTAATGCCAAGAAAGGCAGCCAGGCGCTGCTTGCGGTCGTTTCAGTAGGTCTGTTGATACTGTTCATCAGTGACATTGTTTATGTGCTTTACTTTAACAAGCGTCTTAAGATCGCGGCCAGAAAAGCTGAGTCCGCAAACAAGGCCAAGACTGATTTCCTCTCCACGATGTCTCATGACATCAGAACGCCAATGAATGCGATCATTGGCCTTACTGCGATCGCGGAGAAGAATACCGCCGATGAGGAATCGACGAAGGAGAGCTTAAGGAAGATCAGTCTTGCGGGCAATCATCTCCTGACGCTGATAAACGACATCCTTGATATCTCTAAGGTCGAAAGCGGAAAGCTTAAGCTCAACCCGCTGACATTTTCGATAGTTGAAACGGTGGAGAATCTCGTAAACATCTCGCAGCCGATGATAAAGGAAAAGAACATCGAATTCAGCTTCCATATCAATCAGATAGAAACGGAATATCTTTACACGGATCAGCTTCGTCTCAACCAGATCTATATCAACATCCTATCCAACGCGATCAAATACACCGAGCCGGGAGGAAAGGTTAGTGTGGATCTTCGTGAGGAAAAGAGCGACGTACCGGGCTGTGTCAGGCTGACTTATGTTGTTGAAGATACCGGCATCGGAATGACCCCGGAATTCATGGAGAACATGTATAAGCCCTTTTCAAGACAGGTGGACAGCCGCGTAAACAGCATCCAGGGAACCGGTCTGGGTCTTGCCATTACAAAGCAGATGGTAGAGCTGATCGGAGGCACTATCGACTGCCAGAGCGAGTTTGGAAAGGGAACGAGATTCACCGTCGTGCTCGACATAACTGCAGCCGACAGGCAGAGGGACGACATGCAGCTTGAACCCATTGACGTCCTTATCGTCGATGACGATGAGACGATGCTCGCAACTACCTCAGATACGCTTTCTTCACTTGGAGCAACGGTGGAACAGGCAAGAGGCGGTCTTGAAGCGCTCGGCATGATCGAGCACAGGCATCAGTCCGGAAGGGACTACAACGTCATCATAATCGACTGGAAGATGCCTGACATTGACGGACTTGAGACTATCAGCAGGATCCGTTCCGCGATAGAGACAAAGATCCCGATCCTTTTGGTCTCTGCATACGACTGGTCCGACATAGAGGACAAGGCGAAAGCTGCAGGCGCAAACGGCTTTGTAAGCAAGCCTCTCTTTAAGTCCACGCTCTACGACAAGATCAACGCTCTGATAGGAAAAGAGTCCGCGTCCGTTGAGCCTGAGGATGACTATTCTGACCTCAAGGGTCTTAATATCCTTGTTGCAGAGGATAACGACATCAACTGGGAGATCATATCCGCAATGCTCTCGATGTTTGGCATAACCACCGAACGCGCGGAGAACGGAAGGATCTGCGTTGATATGATGAAAGCGGCTGAAAAGGACAGTTATGCGCTCATCTTCATGGACGTGCAGATGCCTGAAATGAACGGACTCGACGCAACAAGAGCGATAAGGAAACTGGAAGACCCGTGGGCATCATCCATTCCGATCGTTGCCATGACGGCAGACGCTTTTTCGGAGAACGTCATGGCATGCATGGATGCCGGAATGAACGGACATATAGCAAAACCTGTGGACATTAAGCTGGTAATCAAGGAGATACGCAGGATCAAGGAGGATAGAGTATGA